One Lacticaseibacillus rhamnosus genomic window carries:
- a CDS encoding ABC transporter permease, with protein sequence MRLTELIRISFRALAANKRRSFLTMLGIIIGIASVVTILSLGNGIKAATVKNLQADTQGQQTAEITFNPNSSGDADAGFKESDVALAKQTAPDKIQKVVIKHEKERLQVMGQLANADTTMSVTLVNKTKPNVSLIAGSGFNQDSLQADGQDALISKNLAKKIFHGNSAALHSSLILGTKSYNIAGVFSPPKSNYSALDVEVLVPEKAYRAGQLSQEGRKLAITYKRGSDVGQLTKNVVKQLKKSGSEHRSGSYEYFDYGELLKGIGNVISGLTLFVSAIAGISLLIAGVGVMNMMYISASERSQEIGIRMAVGATPAEIMKQFLLESVMLTLTGGIIGLLVGAMDAWLIAMFLPFKPVVTVGSIVGTFAISSIVGIVFGLLPAKSAANKNLIDILKS encoded by the coding sequence ATGCGACTAACTGAGCTGATTCGAATTTCTTTTCGCGCATTGGCAGCTAACAAGCGGCGCAGTTTCCTGACCATGCTGGGGATTATCATCGGTATTGCCTCAGTGGTGACCATCCTGTCGTTAGGTAACGGCATCAAAGCCGCGACCGTCAAAAACCTGCAAGCAGATACACAGGGACAACAAACCGCCGAAATCACCTTTAATCCCAACAGCAGCGGTGACGCCGATGCGGGCTTTAAGGAAAGCGATGTCGCCCTTGCCAAGCAAACCGCACCGGATAAAATCCAAAAAGTCGTCATCAAACATGAAAAAGAACGTCTGCAAGTCATGGGGCAATTAGCAAATGCCGACACCACCATGTCAGTGACTTTAGTGAATAAAACCAAACCCAACGTTTCGCTTATCGCCGGATCCGGTTTTAATCAGGATTCCTTACAAGCAGACGGTCAGGACGCCTTGATTTCCAAGAATCTGGCCAAGAAGATTTTCCATGGTAATTCTGCCGCCTTACACTCTTCACTAATCCTAGGCACTAAAAGTTACAATATCGCTGGGGTTTTCAGCCCACCCAAGTCTAATTATTCGGCATTAGACGTCGAAGTTCTGGTTCCGGAAAAAGCCTATCGCGCCGGTCAGCTTTCACAAGAAGGACGCAAACTTGCCATCACCTACAAACGCGGCAGTGATGTCGGCCAACTGACCAAAAATGTCGTGAAGCAGTTAAAGAAATCCGGCAGTGAACATCGCAGTGGCAGCTATGAATACTTCGATTACGGCGAACTGCTTAAGGGAATCGGTAACGTCATCAGCGGCTTAACCTTGTTTGTCAGCGCCATTGCCGGAATTTCCCTTTTGATTGCCGGTGTCGGCGTCATGAACATGATGTACATCTCGGCCTCAGAACGTTCGCAGGAAATCGGGATCAGAATGGCAGTCGGTGCCACACCGGCCGAAATTATGAAACAGTTTCTGCTAGAGTCCGTCATGTTAACACTAACCGGTGGCATCATCGGTCTACTTGTCGGGGCCATGGATGCGTGGCTCATCGCCATGTTCCTACCCTTCAAACCGGTTGTCACGGTTGGCTCGATTGTCGGAACCTTTGCAATTTCCAGCATCGTCGGGATCGTCTTCGGCTTGCTACCGGCAAAAAGTGCGGCTAACAAGAATTTGATTGATATTTTGAAATCGTAG
- a CDS encoding efflux RND transporter periplasmic adaptor subunit: MMKNRQNKHKGISQRLVIIGIGVLAVIVVTIIFFVTQQKQTKPTTAPATLTTYQVKRHELRLSGQVQAVRSQKIDIPEGTVQNLTVKNGDTVAEGQQLLTVYHPDVQQKIATATQSLAKQQRSQKQLDDQINQLKTSLNQLAADDPQKSEIQSQLTEAQNNRQDAAASVDQATQELNQLQQDLNTAVKAPFAGRLYIDYQSNGSQSITETSSDMEAVGEVSEFDYNDVKVGQSATVQALSTKTKQTTAIDFISSDPAKSSKPNLAKYEVTAKLDQGFLNGQSVSIILPLGGLEIPKTAVRQGAVYKVVNGRAVRTKITYTKKDNMYEVTEGLDSGDRILQSPTKSIKNGAKVTVDD; the protein is encoded by the coding sequence ATGATGAAAAACAGACAGAACAAGCATAAAGGCATCTCACAACGACTGGTCATTATCGGAATCGGCGTTTTGGCAGTCATCGTTGTTACGATTATCTTTTTCGTAACTCAGCAGAAGCAAACAAAACCGACAACTGCGCCGGCTACCCTCACGACTTATCAGGTCAAACGCCATGAGTTGCGGTTATCCGGCCAGGTACAAGCTGTCCGTTCGCAAAAGATCGATATTCCAGAAGGCACCGTCCAAAATCTCACCGTCAAAAACGGGGACACGGTCGCGGAAGGCCAACAGTTATTGACGGTCTATCATCCCGATGTCCAGCAAAAGATTGCCACTGCCACGCAATCACTCGCAAAACAGCAACGCAGCCAAAAGCAATTGGATGACCAAATTAACCAACTGAAAACATCGCTGAATCAACTGGCTGCAGACGATCCACAAAAATCCGAGATTCAGTCACAACTTACGGAAGCCCAAAACAATCGCCAGGATGCAGCTGCAAGTGTTGACCAAGCCACACAGGAGCTGAATCAATTGCAACAGGATCTAAACACCGCCGTTAAAGCGCCTTTTGCCGGCCGCTTATATATCGACTATCAATCAAATGGCAGTCAAAGCATCACGGAAACCTCTTCAGACATGGAGGCAGTCGGCGAAGTGTCCGAATTTGATTACAATGATGTCAAAGTGGGACAAAGCGCAACCGTCCAGGCACTTTCAACGAAGACGAAACAAACAACGGCGATTGATTTTATTAGTAGTGATCCCGCCAAATCCAGTAAGCCGAATCTGGCTAAATATGAAGTGACGGCCAAACTGGATCAAGGCTTCCTCAATGGTCAGTCTGTCAGCATCATCTTGCCATTAGGCGGCCTCGAGATCCCTAAAACCGCTGTCCGTCAAGGTGCTGTCTATAAAGTCGTCAATGGTCGTGCTGTCCGGACTAAGATCACTTATACCAAAAAAGACAACATGTATGAAGTTACTGAAGGTCTCGACAGCGGCGATCGCATCCTCCAAAGTCCGACCAAGTCAATCAAAAACGGAGCGAAGGTGACTGTCGATGATTGA
- a CDS encoding spr1629 family repressor/antitoxin yields the protein MFIGSKLQALRELNGYTRKELSDVIGVTQQAVWQYENDNVMPKIEILNTFQKIFNVEMLFLISGSAPKHVVHEEKIAFRTSDHSSRKKTKLEARYLDFADDLTSYFEQFVRTSPTGFDQLQKLVHQLVLNQHEPSPIRKVAKVARNFLKLQDNHDLMAKLEQIGIYIVEKDLGSDIDAYSTIADSGRAWIVLGSIKKSAVRRNFDLAHELGHLLLHKTLDFDELTPSEYKQIEHEAHTFAAELLLPLEDFTHDFKALYRRSNPDYYLDLKRKYQVSIVAMAMHAYDLGLMSYQEQRYFFGQRNKKGYRLMEPLDDQLIPVRPGKLRALITLLFNQHILTLNDLYQRLHVRPTFVTRLFALDSNFFEKYQPQHQYVNHHNIIAFPQSFNRNSSI from the coding sequence ATGTTTATTGGTTCAAAACTCCAGGCCCTACGAGAATTAAACGGCTATACACGTAAAGAATTAAGTGATGTCATTGGCGTCACCCAGCAGGCTGTCTGGCAATACGAAAACGACAATGTCATGCCGAAAATAGAAATTCTAAACACATTTCAAAAAATTTTTAACGTCGAAATGCTCTTTTTAATAAGCGGAAGCGCCCCGAAACACGTTGTCCATGAAGAAAAAATAGCCTTCAGAACATCTGACCATTCAAGTCGCAAAAAGACTAAATTAGAAGCACGCTACTTAGACTTTGCCGATGACCTGACAAGTTATTTTGAACAGTTCGTCCGCACCAGCCCCACCGGATTTGATCAGCTTCAAAAACTGGTCCATCAGTTGGTACTAAATCAGCATGAGCCTTCACCGATTCGCAAAGTGGCAAAAGTAGCACGAAATTTTTTAAAACTTCAGGATAATCATGACTTAATGGCCAAGCTTGAACAAATAGGCATTTATATTGTTGAAAAAGATCTCGGTAGTGATATTGATGCCTATTCAACGATTGCTGACAGCGGCCGTGCCTGGATTGTATTGGGTTCCATCAAGAAATCAGCAGTTCGGCGTAATTTTGATCTTGCCCACGAATTAGGTCATTTACTGCTCCACAAGACGCTTGATTTCGATGAATTAACCCCCTCCGAATATAAGCAAATTGAGCACGAAGCCCACACATTTGCTGCTGAATTACTTCTGCCACTTGAAGACTTTACACATGATTTCAAGGCGCTGTATCGCCGTTCAAATCCTGATTACTACCTTGACTTAAAACGTAAATATCAGGTTTCAATTGTTGCTATGGCAATGCACGCCTATGATCTTGGGCTGATGAGTTATCAAGAACAGCGCTATTTCTTTGGGCAACGCAATAAAAAAGGATACCGATTAATGGAACCTCTAGATGATCAGTTGATCCCCGTACGCCCCGGCAAATTGCGTGCTTTGATCACACTGTTGTTTAATCAGCACATACTAACGCTCAATGATCTTTATCAAAGACTACATGTCCGACCTACATTTGTTACCCGCCTTTTTGCTCTGGATAGTAACTTTTTTGAGAAATATCAGCCACAGCATCAGTATGTGAATCACCATAATATTATTGCGTTCCCGCAGTCTTTCAATAGAAATTCAAGCATTTAA
- a CDS encoding NADP-dependent oxidoreductase encodes MKQIIQTNYSGIDGLKIVDKPKPAVSPLSALVQVKYTPVLPYDWMTEEGKLKQMRPVKLPLTVGYAFAGVVQAVGLLRDRHLVGQNVIGVQPSGANQTYLDSRLPPFLFPVPAATTLQAAATLIGGADAAMLAVQTAAVEAGDTVLVTGASGGVGTYLIQLLKKRQARVIALASTINHDFVASLGADIVVNYEHDLAAQLHRVTPPNKIIDTVGQPQLLHLLAEMFDQFALLSLSVPDFQLRKAGQTFRFTNGTIGINGYRQLLMMLADGTLTAHIQTVYPFEKIREAQWQSKVAHSQGRILVSF; translated from the coding sequence ATGAAACAGATTATTCAAACGAATTACAGTGGTATTGATGGCTTGAAAATTGTCGACAAGCCTAAACCTGCAGTTTCACCATTGAGTGCTTTGGTTCAAGTGAAGTATACACCTGTTTTGCCATATGATTGGATGACAGAAGAAGGCAAGCTAAAACAAATGCGTCCGGTCAAACTACCATTGACTGTAGGCTATGCGTTTGCGGGCGTGGTTCAGGCAGTGGGTCTGTTACGCGACCGACATTTGGTAGGACAAAATGTGATCGGCGTGCAACCAAGCGGCGCCAATCAAACGTATCTTGATTCACGATTGCCACCGTTTCTTTTTCCTGTGCCAGCAGCAACAACTTTGCAAGCGGCAGCCACGCTTATTGGCGGTGCCGATGCTGCGATGTTAGCAGTCCAGACGGCAGCGGTTGAAGCGGGAGATACAGTTTTAGTAACAGGCGCTTCAGGAGGGGTAGGAACATATCTGATTCAGTTATTGAAAAAACGACAAGCCCGGGTGATCGCACTTGCTAGTACGATCAATCATGACTTTGTCGCTTCTCTTGGCGCAGATATCGTTGTGAATTATGAACATGACTTGGCAGCGCAACTGCATCGGGTGACGCCTCCAAATAAGATTATTGACACTGTAGGGCAACCGCAATTGTTGCACTTACTTGCTGAAATGTTTGACCAGTTTGCATTATTGTCCTTGTCAGTGCCTGACTTTCAGTTACGTAAAGCCGGCCAAACATTTCGATTTACCAATGGCACGATAGGGATTAATGGCTACCGACAATTACTCATGATGTTAGCCGATGGAACGTTAACAGCGCATATCCAAACGGTTTATCCATTTGAAAAGATTCGGGAAGCGCAGTGGCAATCCAAAGTCGCACATTCGCAAGGACGGATATTGGTAAGTTTCTAG
- a CDS encoding SRPBCC family protein → MMMKNLFTNVIAVHANATEVKAMLADPTQMLKWIPEIDTVTEDQNQFQIIRQTTALNQSEMITVTTAADSITYHSTEGRLAYDLTFTFTTADDQTVVTETLAVPESTDTHLPLKLLAPIAKHAFYENLTNFATLVERLAYETK, encoded by the coding sequence ATGATGATGAAAAACTTATTTACCAATGTTATCGCCGTTCACGCAAATGCAACCGAGGTCAAGGCTATGCTTGCCGATCCAACGCAAATGCTTAAGTGGATTCCGGAAATCGATACAGTCACTGAAGACCAAAATCAATTTCAGATTATTCGTCAAACAACCGCACTTAATCAGTCCGAAATGATCACTGTCACAACAGCCGCTGACAGTATCACTTACCATAGTACTGAAGGCCGTCTTGCCTATGACTTGACGTTTACATTCACCACCGCTGACGATCAAACGGTTGTGACGGAAACCTTGGCTGTACCTGAATCAACTGATACCCATCTGCCACTAAAATTACTTGCTCCGATTGCCAAACACGCATTTTACGAAAATCTAACCAACTTTGCTACCTTGGTCGAACGCCTAGCCTACGAAACAAAATGA
- a CDS encoding ABC transporter ATP-binding protein, with translation MIDLQNVNKSYGQGDTAFHVLKDINLHIDQGEFVAIMGPSGSGKTTLINIIGFLDTAFEGKYLFEDENVANFNATTASHMRNRNVGFVFQNFSLIHNLNIFENVLIPLSYGGKRRSEVKGRIAELLDSVGLPGVEDKLPRNLSGGQQQRVAIARALANSPQFLIADEPTGALDSHTSEDIMQLFKKLHRQGGTIIMVTHDEHVALESDRMIKVLDGQIISDTEVAHATN, from the coding sequence ATGATTGACCTTCAAAATGTCAATAAGAGTTACGGCCAAGGTGATACCGCTTTTCACGTTCTCAAGGATATTAATCTGCACATCGACCAAGGCGAGTTTGTCGCGATCATGGGGCCTTCCGGATCCGGAAAGACAACGCTGATCAACATCATTGGATTTCTTGATACGGCATTTGAGGGCAAATATCTTTTTGAAGACGAAAATGTCGCCAACTTCAATGCCACAACCGCCTCACATATGCGCAATCGTAATGTCGGCTTTGTTTTTCAAAACTTCAGTCTGATCCATAATCTGAATATATTTGAAAATGTCCTCATTCCTCTAAGTTATGGTGGTAAGCGCCGATCAGAAGTTAAAGGACGAATCGCCGAGCTGCTCGATTCGGTTGGCCTTCCGGGAGTCGAAGATAAGCTGCCGCGCAATTTATCCGGTGGCCAGCAGCAACGTGTGGCCATTGCCCGCGCGCTGGCGAATTCGCCGCAATTTCTGATTGCCGATGAACCGACCGGCGCTTTAGACAGCCATACTTCAGAAGATATTATGCAACTTTTCAAAAAACTGCACCGACAAGGCGGTACGATCATTATGGTCACCCATGATGAACATGTGGCGCTGGAAAGTGACCGTATGATCAAGGTCCTGGATGGCCAGATCATCAGTGACACGGAGGTGGCCCATGCGACTAACTGA
- a CDS encoding helix-turn-helix transcriptional regulator, with translation MTTTIGSILKQTRKAQKLTQKTVATGICSQAMLSAIEHDKYIPNVALTLALCRRLGLSLETLSLAENYAISQTADLNAKLDRLCNAHEYEALLAFLQSPTTSAAIATAAQTEAYYYYLSIAEYQTHHQSALMHIQLALAQHSAGTPLTVLDRLSFATKAVIEATAGQKKAADRDFSTAFEELETTAYAPNLNSLFYLHAYTAYKAGDYLACANQLQAGIDFATAHGSHYMLANDYYLLASAAQKLKNADTQREASQRAAIFKELFGDTIFHDF, from the coding sequence GTGACAACCACTATCGGTAGCATCCTGAAACAAACCCGCAAAGCTCAAAAACTAACGCAGAAGACTGTTGCTACTGGGATCTGTTCACAAGCCATGCTTTCCGCAATCGAACATGACAAGTACATCCCTAACGTAGCGCTGACACTAGCTTTATGCCGGCGCCTTGGTCTGAGTCTTGAAACCTTAAGTTTGGCGGAAAATTACGCGATTAGTCAGACCGCTGATTTGAATGCTAAGTTGGATCGCTTATGTAATGCTCATGAATATGAGGCGTTATTAGCTTTCTTGCAATCACCCACTACTTCAGCAGCCATTGCAACTGCCGCGCAAACCGAAGCTTACTATTACTACTTGAGTATCGCTGAATATCAAACCCATCATCAATCAGCACTGATGCATATTCAACTGGCTTTAGCACAGCACAGTGCCGGTACACCATTGACAGTGCTAGATCGCTTAAGTTTTGCGACAAAGGCCGTTATAGAAGCGACTGCCGGTCAGAAAAAAGCAGCCGACCGCGATTTTTCAACCGCCTTTGAAGAACTTGAAACAACCGCTTATGCACCAAATCTAAATAGTTTATTCTACCTTCATGCATACACTGCATATAAAGCAGGCGACTATCTTGCATGTGCCAACCAACTGCAGGCAGGGATCGATTTTGCAACTGCACACGGCTCTCATTATATGTTGGCCAACGATTACTACCTACTTGCATCTGCTGCACAAAAGCTCAAGAATGCTGACACGCAACGTGAAGCAAGTCAGCGAGCGGCGATTTTTAAAGAGCTTTTTGGGGATACGATTTTCCACGACTTCTAA